The window ATTCACTGGAGTGGCGGGTGTTCCGGGAAGATACGCTGAAACTCGGTACCGTCCGGACGCGGACACGTTCGGCGTCCATTTGGCCGAAGCGCCCGTTGGATTCGTAATCGCTCGCGAAATACCACCGTTATAGCCTTTGAGTACGGAAGACGTGACCCATTTATTGGTAGCCGTTCCAAGCGGCCCATTGACTTCCGCATAGCCTCCCATGCTGTAACCATTGTATAAGGTGATAGGATTGGTAATGGTCGGTGGAATCTCTTCGATATAAGGGGCCTCCAACCCACCCTTTACATAAATCGGGTTCTCATCCAGTCGTAGTCGTACGTAACCATTCGTTGGCGTATACGTTAACGTATTCCCCATGATGTCCGTGACATCAAGGCTGTTGCGAGTATATAGCTTAAGGTCGGCTCCCGCAGGAGCGTACATGACCCGAATATCTTCCGCTGCTGTATGAAACTTATGACTATAAACTCCGGGGGCAATATCCTCGGTGTTTAGGAAATCCGCACCCGTTAATTCCCGGGTCATAGTGGCATAAGCGGAATAGGCCGGCTTCGGAACATATGCCCCTTTGGCATCGTCAGGATTCCGAATCAAACCGAACGTTCCCTCAAATTCATTCGGAACTGTAGATTTATTTTGCAAATTATAGATGTTGATTTTTTGGATACCATTCGCTAAAGCAGTGACAATTCTTCGAGCTACATAGTTGGCTTGGACATGCTCGTCGAAATTAAAATTACTAAATCCTGTTTCCGAGAGATTGATAGGGATTGTTTGATTATTGTTATAGGTTTTCATTATATTTTTGTGCCTATTGATATCTTTAACGAAATCTTCTGGGTTCCTCGTATACGAATGAAACGAATACTCATCCATATAATTCAGCGCGCCCTTTTGATAAAGCGATTCCAAAAATGCGTCTGAACCCAATTCGCCAAATACAAACCCTGTTATTTTCACATTGGGAAAATGGGGATGAATTTGTTCGTAGGATGTTTTTAACAAATTGAAATAAAAATCAGCTTTCTCTTCCTCCGTGGTAAGTCCCTTTCCAAACGAAGGAATGTCCGGTTCGTTCCAGATCTCCACCTGACCGACCTGGGGGTATCTGCTCAATAATTGCTTGCCGTATTCGGCAAATGCCGCCCTTGCCTCTGGACTCGTCGGTGCATTTCCCCCATCGTATAAATTATTATATAACGCCAGAGTGATATAAGGCTTGAGGTCATTCGACGCCACACGCGACATGAAATCGTCATGGAAGGATTTAAAGCTATAAATCCCCTTCGTCGCATCTTCGATGTCCCCCCAGCGCAAGGCATCCCTGACATACTTAACACCCATTTTTTTGGCAATTGGGATCAACGCCGCCGAGTCTTGAGCAATTAGATCGGTTCGAGCGGCATGCGTTTGCACGGAAAAATGCGAATCCGCCACTTGGCTCAGATCGAAATTGGAAACAACTGCGAACGAGGTATCTTTGGAGGCAATAACGTTTCCATTCTGCTTGGCTGTAACAACCAAACTGAACCATCCCTTTTTCCCGGGATTAACGGTTAATATGGTCGTTCCATCGCTTACGGCTTGGCTCCCGGACTGTACGGTGTTATTCCAATAATCCGAATAAACCCAGTCAATCGAGTCTCCATCCGTATTGATTTTGAAGCTCTTGATGTCATTTTCATAGAAAATGTTCCCAATCGTGCTTTGTTCGATGGTTAGTGCTGCTGCATAAGCCACTTGGTTTCCTGAAATCAGAGTGAGCCCATACGTGGCAAGTAGAGAAAATACCAAAAATGCAGAACATAAGCGACTTACTATTTTTTTCATAGCCTTACGTCTCCCTTCAAATGTAAATCATTTATTTAAAATCATTCGACACCTGTTCTATCCTGTCACCTCCCTCATCATTTATAAAAGCGCTTACAATTTATCAATAAAACTCTCGTTTGTAAATTTAAAAGGCATATACCGTTCATCATTTAGCGCCCTGTATATGCCTTTTTCTTCATTTACCTACACAACACATGTGTCTCCTTAACAGGACCCTCTATGAATTGGCCTCGGGTTTGCAGAATATAACGTATCTCTTCGGCAGAAACCATACGAACATCGCTGAATCCAGATTTGACAGTTAATGCGGCGGCGGTTCCTGCTGCTTCGCCGATGGCACTAATTCCTGACATTACACGGTAAGAAGCGTGGGCCTCAAATGTACCGCTAATACAGCGCGAGCTTAACAGCAGGTTGCCCAGCCCTTTGGCGATGAGACTGCGATAAGGAATATGATAATACCCCGGACTCGGCAAAATTGTCGTATACTCTTGGTGATTTTTATTTCCATCTGGGTCATGAACATCCACATCATAAGCACAAGCAGCTACCATATCATCAAACTTGCGTACTTGCAGACAGTCTTCTCCGGTTAACATATAGTCGCCAATAACTCTGCGCCCTTCACGAACCCCTAACTTCGTAAAAATAGTCTCAATCTTCGCATCCCGAAATGCAGGGTGCTCCCTGATCGCTTCAACTAATTCATACACTTGAACTTTGCCGATTTCAAACGCACGTTCAACTGACCCTGGAATGGTGGGATCAACATTGCTTACCGCAGTCGAATTAAATAGGAATGCTTTCCCATCTGGATAGGGGAATGCTAATACGCCCTGACGCATATTCGTGCTGTTCTTTCTCTGTTTCATCGCAACATAATAGGGCTGGAGCGTCTCTTCCAGCCAAAAAAAGCAGCCCCAGCTTGTGACATCTTTCACTTTAAATAGAGCGGGATCGAATCCAGTGAGTTTGAAAGTAACCGTCGCCATCTGCATCTTTCCATCTTTTTCTCGCCCCTTTTGAAACCCCGCTCCTGCCAATGCTGATAAATTTCCGTCTGCCGTCCCGTCAAGGAACACGCGGCCATATACACGTGTTTGCTTTGATCCTGCGATAGTCAACGAACGAATATTCCCGTCTTCCACCTGCACGGCATCCACTTCGCAGTCCGTCCACACGGTCAGATTTTTCTCTTTTCGAATTAATCGATGATAGGTTTCTTTCAATTCCTGTTCATCATAACTTGGCACTGTTTCCTCGTCGAAGGTCAAGCCTGTGTTCTGGTAGGCCAGTGGGAATAATTCCTTATGGATACCTGTGTTCACACACCGTCCATGATGATCACGAAATTTACACACTAAGGCAATAGCTGCATGTACCCCAGTCCCGCCAATTTCACTCATTTTTTCAATAAGCAGCACCTTACTATTTAATCTAGAAGCAGCTAAAGCTGCACAAATACCGCCTACTCCTGCCCCAACAATTACAATATCAAAATCATTTGTATAATCATTCATGTGTATCACTCCTTTATTAAATCTAACCCTCATTTATGGGGGCTGATACGGTTACCCCTTCAGGCCGCTGCTGGCAATTCCTTCAACAAAGATTCTTTGGAAAATGGCTACGACGATGATGAGAGGAAGCAGCGCCGAAACAGAAGCGGCCATAATCAATGAATAATTTGCGCCATATTCATCTACAAAGCTGGAAAGACCTATCGGTAGTGTGAACAATTCACTCGAACGCAGGAAGATCAACGGATTCTCATACTCATTCCAGTGCCATGTAAAGGAAAGGATGAGGAGTGTCACGATGGCAGGCTTCGTTAAAGGCAAACAAATTTGCCAATAGATCCGGAAGAATCCCGCTCCATCCGCTTTTGCCGCTTCAAGAAGCTCGTTCGGGATTGTGCTGAAAAATTGCCGCATCAGGAACGTTCCGAATACGGTAAAAATTCCCGGTAATATGACGGCCCAATGGGTGTTCACCAAGCCAATACGATCGAACAGGATAAACCTAGGGACAAGCAGCACCTGCGCGGGGATGATCATCGTAGCCAAGTACATGAGGAAGATAAAGTCTCTTCCCTTAAAGTTCAATTTAGCGAACGCGAACCCAGCCAAAGAACTGGTGATGATGGAGCCAACAACCGTAAAGAAGGTGATTTTGGCCGAGTTCCAATAAAATAAAGCAAATTTATATTTGCCACCCCAAACCTCTTCGTAATTCGAGAGAATCGGATTTTTAGGAATCCAATTGATCGGGTATTTGAATAAATCAGCTTGGATTTTGAAGGACGAAGAAATCATCCAGATAAACGGGATCAAGACCATTACACCCAAAACCAACATGACAAGCGTGACGCTTAATTTTCGCAAAGATACCACTACAAACCCACTCCCTCATTAAAAATGCTGCTGCAAATTCTTCTGGCTGCGCCATTGGATCAATGTAATCGAAAATATGATGACGAACAAAACCCAGGACATCGCTGCCGCATAACCCATTTTATAATTCTGGAAGGCAGTGAGATAAATATGATAAGCAAGAACCATGGTCGAATTGACCGGTCCGCCTTGTGTCATCACATTCACAACAGCAAAGACCTGAAAGGTGGAAATAATAAGTGTGACGGCAATCAAAAAGGTAGTTGGCTTCAGCATGGGGACAGTGATACTGAAAAACTGCCTCATCCCTGTGGCCCCGTCAATCGAAGCCGCTTCATATAAATCCTTAGGAATCCCTTGTAATCCCGCCATATACAGCACCATCGTGTATCCGATGTAAGTCCAAACGACCATAAAGATGATAGCCGGCAATGCCCACGCCGTACTCCCCAACCACCCGGGAGGATTGGTAACCCCTAGTGATCTTAGGAATGCATTGATGGGACCATCCTGGGCATTGTAAAGCACGCTCCACACCACAGAAACGGCAACCAAACTGCTGACATAAGGAAGGAAAAACAAAGTTCGTAATAAACCCTTGGCATAGACATGTCGATTAAGCAATACGGCTACAACCAAACCTATTGCTATTGCACTGGGCACCGTTACACCTGTCAAAATAAAATTGTTCTTGAGTGCGTGCCATAAGTAAACGTCATTCATTAATTTTTTAAGATTTCCTAGTCCAGCGAAACTCAGCCCAGCAAAGCCCTTTAAGTAATCCCAATCTGCAAAAATCAGCATAAAACTGAAAAGCAAAGGTAGAATGACGAAGAAAAAAACGCCGAGAAAGTTCGGCAAAATAAACAAATAACCCGCCAATTGTTCCTTCATGTTATGTTTGGACACTCGTCGCATGATGCCACCTCATTTAGCTATATTCAACCCATACCCGTATCATAAACAGTAGCGAATCAGAGTGGAATGGCGTGATTTAGGTTGTTACAGCGTTAATTTTAAGATGTAGGAAAACAAATTAGAAAAGGGACCTGGCAGACTTCAAATTGAAGTCCGCCAGGTCCCTTTTCTAACACAACCGTTATTTTTTTTCAGCCTTAATCGCTTGATCCGCTCTTGTCTTCATATTCTGAATGGCTTTGTCTAAGGGCTGCACACCCATGACGTATTTCTCTGTTTCTTCGTTAATAATTTTGGTCATTTCCGGTAAAGCGGTAGAAATCGTTTGAACTGGGAACGTATAATCGCCTTTGATTAGTGATTTCAGAGAATCCACGTTAATCAAGTTTGCTGCATCTCCGACCATAAGCTCAGCGACTTTGTCCACATCGATTTTCTTGGAAGATGGCAAACGTCCACCCGGAATCATGAGAAGATTACCTTCGGTTAAGTACCAGGAGATAAATTGAAAGGCTTCGTCTTTGTTCGAAGACGTATTGTTAATCGACATGAAGTCGTTGAAGCCTGCTGTATTCACTTTGCCGCCCTTCTCTAACTGGGGTACTGGCGCAAAAATGGTTTTGAAGTCATGCGGGAAGCTTTTCGTATCCTTCACATTCCTTAGCAGATGTGTACCTCCGAAAATCATGGCCGATTTACCGGTTAGAAGCTCGTTTGGAGGGAGTAATTTGTTGGCGATAATTTCTGGCCACTTGACTGATAATCCTTTGTCCTGCAGCGCTTTTTGATACTCCATGCCCTTCTTGACGGCAGGACTGTCGAAGGTGGACAATCCATCCGCTGTATAGTAGGAATCCACCGGCTTATTCTCAAGAATAGCAAAACGCACCATATTATCGTCTGGAACCTTGATAAAACTGCCCTTCTGGTCCGGTGTATGCAGCTTCTCAGCAAGGGCCATGTAGTCGTCCCAGGTCCATCCTTGAGCCGGAATCTTCTCTCCCGCTTTTTCCAAAGCCGTTTGATTAATCATAACGGAAGATAACAGCTTCATGGCCGGTAAGTAATGCGTTTTCCCTTTGAACGGGACGACATTATCTTTGCCAATAAGATCATCCACATTAAGCTTATATTTGCTAATCAAATCATCCAACGGATAGGTGACGCCAGCATTCGCTCGGCGATTGTAATTCGTTTCTCCATAGCTGAAGAAGATGTCCGGAGCATCGGAGTTGCTGATAAGAGCCGTATCGAGCTTCGTGTTACCGCTATCGTCGTTCACGTAACGTGTATACTCCACTTGGATATCAGGATGTGCACTGTTCCATTTCGTGACCACGTCCTTGGGTCCGCTCTCTTCAGGAATGCCGCCCCACATCTTAAGTTTGACGGCTTTCTTGGGAACTGCGGAGCTTGCAGTCGTTGCTGCAGCGGGAGATGAGCTTGATGGGTTGTCGCCTTTTGCACAGCCGGAAAGCATCAAACTAAATGCCATTGTGAGTGATAGTGCGGAATAGATCGATTTCTTCATACTGGTAAAACCCCTCT is drawn from Paenibacillus sp. V4I7 and contains these coding sequences:
- a CDS encoding carbohydrate ABC transporter permease — its product is MSKHNMKEQLAGYLFILPNFLGVFFFVILPLLFSFMLIFADWDYLKGFAGLSFAGLGNLKKLMNDVYLWHALKNNFILTGVTVPSAIAIGLVVAVLLNRHVYAKGLLRTLFFLPYVSSLVAVSVVWSVLYNAQDGPINAFLRSLGVTNPPGWLGSTAWALPAIIFMVVWTYIGYTMVLYMAGLQGIPKDLYEAASIDGATGMRQFFSITVPMLKPTTFLIAVTLIISTFQVFAVVNVMTQGGPVNSTMVLAYHIYLTAFQNYKMGYAAAMSWVLFVIIFSITLIQWRSQKNLQQHF
- a CDS encoding FAD-dependent oxidoreductase, translating into MNDYTNDFDIVIVGAGVGGICAALAASRLNSKVLLIEKMSEIGGTGVHAAIALVCKFRDHHGRCVNTGIHKELFPLAYQNTGLTFDEETVPSYDEQELKETYHRLIRKEKNLTVWTDCEVDAVQVEDGNIRSLTIAGSKQTRVYGRVFLDGTADGNLSALAGAGFQKGREKDGKMQMATVTFKLTGFDPALFKVKDVTSWGCFFWLEETLQPYYVAMKQRKNSTNMRQGVLAFPYPDGKAFLFNSTAVSNVDPTIPGSVERAFEIGKVQVYELVEAIREHPAFRDAKIETIFTKLGVREGRRVIGDYMLTGEDCLQVRKFDDMVAACAYDVDVHDPDGNKNHQEYTTILPSPGYYHIPYRSLIAKGLGNLLLSSRCISGTFEAHASYRVMSGISAIGEAAGTAAALTVKSGFSDVRMVSAEEIRYILQTRGQFIEGPVKETHVLCR
- a CDS encoding ABC transporter substrate-binding protein, translating into MKKSIYSALSLTMAFSLMLSGCAKGDNPSSSSPAAATTASSAVPKKAVKLKMWGGIPEESGPKDVVTKWNSAHPDIQVEYTRYVNDDSGNTKLDTALISNSDAPDIFFSYGETNYNRRANAGVTYPLDDLISKYKLNVDDLIGKDNVVPFKGKTHYLPAMKLLSSVMINQTALEKAGEKIPAQGWTWDDYMALAEKLHTPDQKGSFIKVPDDNMVRFAILENKPVDSYYTADGLSTFDSPAVKKGMEYQKALQDKGLSVKWPEIIANKLLPPNELLTGKSAMIFGGTHLLRNVKDTKSFPHDFKTIFAPVPQLEKGGKVNTAGFNDFMSINNTSSNKDEAFQFISWYLTEGNLLMIPGGRLPSSKKIDVDKVAELMVGDAANLINVDSLKSLIKGDYTFPVQTISTALPEMTKIINEETEKYVMGVQPLDKAIQNMKTRADQAIKAEKK
- a CDS encoding Ig-like domain-containing protein codes for the protein MKKIVSRLCSAFLVFSLLATYGLTLISGNQVAYAAALTIEQSTIGNIFYENDIKSFKINTDGDSIDWVYSDYWNNTVQSGSQAVSDGTTILTVNPGKKGWFSLVVTAKQNGNVIASKDTSFAVVSNFDLSQVADSHFSVQTHAARTDLIAQDSAALIPIAKKMGVKYVRDALRWGDIEDATKGIYSFKSFHDDFMSRVASNDLKPYITLALYNNLYDGGNAPTSPEARAAFAEYGKQLLSRYPQVGQVEIWNEPDIPSFGKGLTTEEEKADFYFNLLKTSYEQIHPHFPNVKITGFVFGELGSDAFLESLYQKGALNYMDEYSFHSYTRNPEDFVKDINRHKNIMKTYNNNQTIPINLSETGFSNFNFDEHVQANYVARRIVTALANGIQKINIYNLQNKSTVPNEFEGTFGLIRNPDDAKGAYVPKPAYSAYATMTRELTGADFLNTEDIAPGVYSHKFHTAAEDIRVMYAPAGADLKLYTRNSLDVTDIMGNTLTYTPTNGYVRLRLDENPIYVKGGLEAPYIEEIPPTITNPITLYNGYSMGGYAEVNGPLGTATNKWVTSSVLKGYNGGISRAITNPTGASAKWTPNVSASGRYRVSAYLPGTPATPVNTTKMAAYSIYINGVKQETKVVDQFSLQGSWHVLGSYEFPRGTNSYILLEDTNPAHDRPLRADVIKLESIPPTGIALDTDSLDLRVGDTHSFTAVFTPAESTDQKLVWSSSNSQVVTVDAEGQVNATGVGEAVIRAANPLTSLYAEARIQVTMPAIQQVTIYHSYGTNGGYTEVNGPLGTATNKWVTSTVLKGYNGGISRAITNPTGASAKWTPTITQPGRYRVSVYLPGTPATPVYTTKAAEYSIYMDGVKSDSKIVDQSTLQGSWQVLGIYDLPRGSASYITVEDANPAHDRPLRADVLKFEFIPPTGISLDSQALDLQVGDTHQFTAGITPNDATDQYLLWSSTNSDVAAIDAQGQLHALAVGSAVIRVTNPLTSLHAETEVKVTPNDKTPPVSVATVSPTAHNGSSGWYTSDVTVSMSVYDHLSGVAKTEYQVNNGGWITYTGSIPAFGEGIYKVDYHSTDQAGNVEKIQTIEFKIDKTAPLLTVQLDKTSIWPANHKMGVINAALHSSDATSGVESVVLTSITSSEPDSGQGYIEANIGTAATSFHLRAERLGNGSGRIYTITYTVTDKAGNKTDTSVTVTVPHDQST
- a CDS encoding carbohydrate ABC transporter permease; translation: MVSLRKLSVTLVMLVLGVMVLIPFIWMISSSFKIQADLFKYPINWIPKNPILSNYEEVWGGKYKFALFYWNSAKITFFTVVGSIITSSLAGFAFAKLNFKGRDFIFLMYLATMIIPAQVLLVPRFILFDRIGLVNTHWAVILPGIFTVFGTFLMRQFFSTIPNELLEAAKADGAGFFRIYWQICLPLTKPAIVTLLILSFTWHWNEYENPLIFLRSSELFTLPIGLSSFVDEYGANYSLIMAASVSALLPLIIVVAIFQRIFVEGIASSGLKG